From the Nonlabens marinus S1-08 genome, one window contains:
- a CDS encoding DUF6452 family protein, whose protein sequence is MNNSRLLLLGLIFTTVLASCEKDDLCVPEEAATPRLIVIFTDENNPLNRKPVASLQVIDQESQTAAPLNETGALTLTAVDSIAIPLRIIPGNTMYSFERTLNGTLNKDALNFNYTVDQEYINRACGFRAIYKDLEIDQPAETPSSPWIRNILIRNSNVLSNQDIHVEIRH, encoded by the coding sequence ATGAATAATTCCAGGTTGCTGCTGTTAGGCTTGATTTTTACCACGGTACTTGCGTCTTGCGAGAAGGATGATTTGTGCGTACCTGAAGAAGCTGCGACACCACGATTGATTGTTATTTTCACTGACGAAAACAATCCATTAAACAGAAAGCCTGTAGCCAGCTTGCAGGTTATCGATCAGGAAAGCCAGACTGCTGCACCTTTAAATGAAACGGGAGCTCTAACGCTTACCGCTGTGGATTCCATTGCGATTCCACTGCGCATTATTCCGGGAAACACGATGTATTCTTTTGAACGAACACTTAATGGAACGTTGAATAAAGATGCGTTGAATTTCAATTATACCGTTGATCAAGAATACATCAACCGTGCTTGCGGATTCCGGGCGATTTATAAAGATTTAGAAATAGATCAGCCTGCAGAGACACCATCATCGCCCTGGATCAGGAATATCCTTATAAGAAATAGTAACGTACTCTC